GTCAGATTTGAGTCAGACTAGTCACCCAATAGTCTCAGGCAGTGAAGAAAATCTTACTGGCAAGCAAGCTTTTCTTCGGAACCCACCAAGAAATGATAAGAATCGTACTTAACTATCAAAGCTTTATTTCAGAACTCGCCACAATCCAGAGTAGGAAGAAGCAAAATGGGTATTCAGCTGGCTGAAGGTACCCAGGTTTCCAGCAAAATCTGAGGGCCCTGTACAatctaaaaaatatattttatacccTTTCTGTGATCATAGTTGTTTGCTCTCTTCTCGTTGGATCTCTCACCTGGTCATGAGCATTTTATATGGCCAACCCCAAAGGAATCTCCCTGATTTTGTTATGTTCCACTACGTCAACCTgcgggattttattttattttattttatttattttattttattgttaaatttataccccacctttcattaagaaaatcccaaggcagctcacaataaaatttaaaaacaagattataaaaaagatacattaaaacattgagctaaaaatataaaaacaaatctgatttaaaaattaattaattaaaacacaagcataaaaacagtacaaaatacaagcagcagcagtggagacaatcatataaatgcctgggtaaaaagccatgatttgacatgctttctaaaaactgtggtggagactgaggagcggaaacccaccgggagagcattccagagtctgggggcagcaacagagaaggccctgtcccgagtgcatgacgacctagcctccctcatagttggcacccggagcagagccccctcagatgaccttgtcaagtgggcagcaacccttgggaggatgtctgcattttttgttttttctgcATCCATGTTGAAATCCCACCAACATCTCAGCATCAGCCTATGTTACTTAACTACCTGTATACCTCACCATGAGATTTCCCAGCACAGACAGCTTCTGACTCACATATTTCTGTAAGGCCACTCTTAAGGGCAGGAGGCCTACTATCCATGCGGATGCAAAGTTTGGTCAAGTCAAAGCTGTCTTTATCAATACTTACAATGGAAAATGCGCAATTAAAATCTCCAACTCTAGGACCAGGATAAGCAGAGTTCAGATCCCTACTCAGCCTTTATTTTACTTGCCACCCTTCAGCATAAGCTCCCAGGGCATCATGTGGTGAAAAAatgatacaataaaaacacaaccaGTAAAAGAATCAGAGTATTGCTGAAGCAGTATCTATGCTGCCAGACAGAAAATCCAGCAAACCATAACATAACTGTTTTATTGGCAACTAAACATTTTAGAAAGCctgggcaatttttttttaatgtcttcgCCTGGCTTAAAGACATAAACCTTGGTGTTAGGCAAGCTTCAGCTGTGGTACCCCTATCTGGAACGCTGCCTGAAGAGAAgcttaatataataataataataatttaaaaaaatatgactGAAAGGGGATTTAAacttggatctccccggtccttaTCCAACACTCTTAACtgctacaccacattggctctcaaattgttttctttctttaaacaaaaaaccATAAAACCTGTTCATATGCTGCCACTTAAGGCCActaaaaaattcagccatcccaggtccttgggaaggactcgatgtctggataaaacaaaccagtcaatatcacctgtctgactgtgtaaataataataataactggaaCTGGAAACTGCTTATTggaactggaagctgcttattaactaataagcagcttccagttgaacagaaaggaaattgcccgaacaccagaggcacaaaagaccagctgctgattgccaaaatgattttaggaaattgcaagagaagaaaaaccaatctaagtgttgcatggattgactacaagaaagccttcgattcattgcctcacacatggatactaaaatgtttagaaacaactggtgtcagcaaaaacattcagatatttatttaaaaagcaacgagcatgtggaatacacagttaacaatcaatggcgagacacttggacaggttagcattagaagaggcattttccaaggggactcactatcccctctgttgtttgtaatcgccatgaccccactttcacaaatactaaacaaaacaggcctcagataccaaacatctaaaacatccagtcaaatcaaccatctgctgtacatggacgatctgaagttgtatggaaagtcccagtcagaaatcgaatcactgctaaacactgtccgtatattcagtagcgatatagcaatggagtttggactagacaagtgtgctgcattaataatgaaaagaggaaaaataacaaaaacagaagaaatagaactgcccagtggaagcaagagcaagaacctggaagagaacgaacattacaaatacctgggcattctccaggctgataacatcgcacacactgaagttaaaagaaaaattggaagtgaatacatcaggagagttagaaaaatcctcaagtccaaactcaatggcaggaacaccatacaagccataaacacctgggctatacctgtaatcagatacactgcaggaataatagactggacccaggcagagctagagatgctagatcgtaagaccaggaaaatcatgaccatcaatcatgctctgcacccccacagtgatgtagataggctatacctccctcgcagctcaagtggaagaggaatgctgcaagtccatcaaactagaggaggagaaaaaaggccttgaagaatatatcaaggacattgaagaagatgcacttaaaatggtcaataatgcgaaactattcaacaccaatgaaacaaagcaggcctacaagaaagaacaagtcaagaaccgagcagaaaaatggagaaataagccactgcatggtcaatatttgcacaatataagtggaaaataagACATCAgaaagacctggcaatggcttaagaatggcaacttgaagaaagaaacagagggtttaatactggctgcacaagaacaggcactaagaacaaatgcaataagagcaaaagtcgaaaaatccacaacaaacagcaagtgccgcctttgtaaagaagcagatgaaaccgtggatcacctgatcagctgttgtaaaaagatcgcacagactgactacaaacaaaggcatgacaaggtagcagggatgatacactggaacatctgcaaaaaatacaagctacctgtagccaaaaattgttgggatcataaaattgaaaaagttgaagaaaatgaagatgtaaaaatattatgggacttccaactacaaacagacaaacatctgccacacaatacaccagatatcactgtagttgagaagaaagaaaaacaagtcaaaataatcgacatagcaataccaggggatagcagaatagaagaaaaagaaatagaaaaaatcaccaaatacaaagatctacaaattgaaattgaaaggctgtggcagaaaaagaccaaaataatcccagtggtaattggcaccctgggttcagttccaaaagaccttgaagagcacctcaacaccataggggccacagaaatcaccatcagccaattacaaaaagcagctttactgggaacagcctatattctgcgacgatatctataacaattgacaataaaattctggcatctcaggtccttgggaaggactcgatgtctggataaaacaaaccagtcaataacacctgtctgactgtgtaaacaagaaataataataatttgatttctataccgcccttccaaaaatgactcagggcagtttacacagagaaataacaaataaataaataagatggatagaaccctgtccccaaagggcgcacaatctaaaaagaaacatgagatacataccatcaacagtcattggaggtactgtgctgggggtggagagagccagttactttccccctgctaaataaagagaatcaccacattaaaaagcgcctctctgccaagttagtaAGGGCTAACTTGTAGATTTAGTAGTTAGCAGACTAGAGTGTTATTAGGATAAAGTAGGTTTATCCCATGCACACCACTGTGAGTTCCTGGAAAGAATGACAGGTTATCAATAtgcatgtttttatatttatcctgctctttctccaaagagctcagagcggtgtacgtggttgtgtttatccatgcaacaaccctgtgagctaggtcaggctgagagaggagagccTGGCTCAGAGTcatgcagtgagtttcatgactgaatggggatttgaacttggatcttgtCCAACATTCTTAACTGCTGCACcacatcggacctctgaaaagtataagcatgcatatgtattcagtacttggtttgggccccttttgcagcaattacagcctcaatgcggcgtggcatggatgctatcagcctgtggcactgctgaggtgttatggaagaccaggatgcttcattagcggccttcagctattctgcattgtttggtctcatgtctctcatccttctcttggcaatgccctatagattctctatggggtcaggtcaggcgagtttgctggccagtcaagcacagtacactgtatacttttcagaggtccgatattgttctattctacaatccttgtcttcttggttccatgtaatattctaattttctgggattgtggatttggggttttcatgagctgtacgccatgatcatcacaattataacaaattaaggcttgacttatctcactttgcatgtaatgcgtctgtctcatatattagtttcaccttttaatttgcattactgaaattaatggacttttgcacgatattctaattttccgagtttcacctgtagaacagGCTTTCCATTAAAATAGAACAGGCTTTCCATTCCAATGCCCCAAATACATAGTTTTCACCATAGACTTGCCAAGGCCTTGAGAGCAACATGATTGTGTACCTGTAGAGAAtaggcttgtgcccaaaacgtttcagaggccattatggaggcctccaaaacgttttggctcCGGGGGCTGTTTTGGTGctttggcaccggcgggggtagtcctttaagggcaggggagggtgcatttacccctcccgccgcatatcccccacCGGCGCGCCGTCACTTTTAAGcctctcggggcagcagcattcctccctgctgccccgtttttgtcatcagccggaagtggctggaagaagcaagcgcgcgtgcgcccgttgtGGGCGTGCACGTGCCCGTCTGCCATGCGGGTGCACGTGCATGGCGGGCGCACGCGCGGTTACTTcttccggccgatgacaaaaacagggcggcagggaagaacgctgcctccccgaggggcttaaaagtgatggagcgctggcgggggatatgcggcgggagggctaagtgcaccctcccccgcccttaaaggactatcCCCGCTGGTGTCGAAGAAacttggtgcacatccctagtagagaaTCTTGGCCAATGGTAGCTTTCAGTGTTTACATTCAGGTTATCTGCCAAGCGAgttgtttcttctctctctcttcttcttttttttttttttaaatttccactTCATATAGCTAAATGCAGTACCATCAGAAGAAGAGACCTGTTAGTCCTAATGAAAAACTCAACATTACTGCATGCAAGTGTATCAAGACTAGTCCAGTAAAGGCATAGCCTTTATTTTTTAGACTTTGTTTATAGATTTGCTGCACAGAATGCAGTGACTGACTTGAAATCTGGAATAATAAGTGATGTTGTTCCTTTcccttccattttatttttaaggtgCTGATAGCTTGTTGGACACAAGTTCAGAAACTGACCAGCAAGATCTTCTTTTACTGTTGCaagcaaaaattgcttctctGACTTTGCATAATAAGAAATTGCAAGAAAAATTGCAGGTATGTATTGGGACAGGCCTCTACACACAAAAATGGTGCTATCGtttaaaacattttgcacatccaaGTGGAGAAATATTGAATTTTATCCTGAACTGTTTTTTTCATACAATTAACTTAAGGACTTCATTACCACAAGACGTGGAGATGACCATCATCATAGATTGTTAAATTCATTAAGGATATTTCAATGAATAGTTATAACCATCACCATGATATAATTAGTTGCTGTTAACACAGGGTTTGAACCATAGAGATGAGCGGGTAGAACAGCTCTCTGAATCTGTATCATGGCCGCCTCACCCAAATGCCATTTGTCAGTTTGGTATTGAAAGGCAGCACTCTGTGTGTCACTCTGAacatgatagttaggaacacgggaagctgccttctaccaagtcagaccattgctccatcgtATTATCTACACTGTattgtctcagtattgtctacactgactggcagtggcactctaAGGTTTcacgcaggagtctctctcagccctacctggagatgccagggactggaacttgggccttctgcatgcaatgcagatgctaTGCCCCCCATTAAAACTTACCTCCATGCAGTATGCCCCTAATTATCCGATGCACACTGCCTCCATCATGCCCTCCTTGTGAGCTTCCCCCAAAGGCATTCACCTCATTGCTGTTAGGAATGGTTGAGTCTTATGTTCCAGGGTTCTGGTAAAGTTGCTTAATAACTGAATCCTTGACCAATACCTTGCCTTTAGTCATCCTCATTTGCTTGAAGGTGGTTTGAAATTCACTGTAAGCATGAAGCATCCTTGCTTAATACTGCCACCTTCTGCTTTTACAGGTGAGAGCATTAAAAACAGAAGACATGGATACCACTCTGGATTCTTTTCATTCCACCCAGATGGAGTTTGATCACTCGACAGACAGGCTAAGTGAGAGCTCAGCCATGGCTCAGGAGATAAGCTCCTCTTCCCCAAGTTCAGCGCAGGTTCAGGAAGAGGCAGGCAACAAGGAAGTAAAAATTAGACAACTACAAGATAACTTAAAGGAAGTGCAGAAGAAGCTGGATAGTTCAGAAGCGAGGAGGCAACACCTGGAGGCCCAGCATCAGTCTGGAGCCCTGGAAACAACTCACTTGTTGAACAGCTCAGAGATTTCGGAGAACGGCTCTGACCTCAATCAGAAACTGAAAGAAACCCAAAGCAAATACGAAGAAGCTATGAAGGAGGTGCTGCATGTCCAGAAGCAAATGAAACTTGGCCTGGTGGCATCAGAAAGCAAAGAGGCTGGCCTGCAGGAGCTCAGAGCAACGTGTGAGGAAGTTGAGCAGTTAAAGGAAGAGCTGAGGAAGGTGATAGAAGATGGCGAGAGGCTCAGGGCAAGAGTGAGGGAGCTAGaggagaagctggaagagcaCGAGAGAGAGGCGGTGGGCAAGATGACCGCAGAGGAATGCGAAGAGATGAAAAATTCGTATTGCTTGGTGATTGAGAATATCAATCAAGAGAAGGCTTTGCTGATTGAGCGGTACAAGGAGGGGCAGGAGGAGATCAGAAGGCTCCAAGACAAGCTGGAAGCTCAGGCAGAGTTGGGGTGCAgcgaggaggatgaggagatgagAGATGCAAAGAACAGCATGATTGCTGAGCTCAACAGGCAGGTCAGTGAGCTGTCTCGACTTTACAAGGAAGCCCAAGAAGAACTTGAAGACTGCAAGAAGAGGAGCATCCCAGAGGATGCCGGCTTGGAGTGCATACCTGTGGAAGAGCACAAGAAGCTGATGGAGGTCACCATCTCACAGAGGGAGCAAGCCGAAGGCGCATTGCTGGAAATGAAGACTCAGTATGCCAAAGTGTTGAGCGAAGCAACACAACTCCAGAATCTGGTGGAGTCCCAGAGGAAAAACTCTGTCTCCATCACGGAGCACCTCCAGGTGGCCACAGCCCTCAGGACCTCTGTGAAGGAAATGGAGGAAGAAATAAATGAGTTGAAAGAACAGCTTCTGCACAAGGAGAGTGAAGTACGGCGCCTGCAGAAGGAACTGTTAGAAGAAGAAGCGGCAGTCTGTGAAGCCATGGTGCCCAGAGTGTTGTACGAAGAACTCAGGTCTACCTCGGAAGGGGAAGTCAACTCCTTGTCTTCCAAACTGAAGGACttgatgaaagagagagagaatctgtctGCGGATCTTTCACACCTAAGGGCAGAAATATCACAAgtgaaaggggagaaagagagcctCCGAGCTCTTCTCGAAACCAAGGAGCAGGAAATCAAAGGACTGCTTCATCAGTACCGTCAAGCTCAGGAAGACCTATTTCAGATGAAAAAGGCTTCAGAGAGTTTTTCAAAACTAGAAGAGGAGAAAGATAAAAAGGTTGGTAGATATGCCTAGCAAAGGCCAGTTGGCAGCCCATGGGTTAGATCTGCCCTCAAAGCAATTTATCTGGCTTCTGTGGGTTCTAACAGATTTTATCTATGTGTAAATttatattttgcatttctttCATTATGACGTTTAAGGGGATGTATATGAGGTTTCtaagcagtctcccatccaggcaccaaccaggcccagacctgcttagtttcagcagactggtTGCATCGTGCAACCATTTCCTGTCACCACATAAGGCATGGTAAAAGGTTTGCCCATAATTTCACTTATAAAAGGAAGTTTTCAAGTTGTAAGAAATAGAGGTCACACACTTTAATGTTTGTCTCTTGGATTTTGCATATAGTATGTAAAAGTGTGTCTTTTTTAGCTGCATAATTTAAGTGGTGCTACTGCTAGAGCAGGCACCACTTTTATTCTGCATCTGAACCACTCTAGGGATCAACTTGTGCAGCAAAATCCTCTTCCAGACCACTGTCTAGATAAGAGTGGCCCCTGAGCATACCAAATGTTGACCACTGTTATTTCAAactaagatatatatatatggcatagACAATCTCTGGGATGCTGGCAGCAATTCAAGATCCAGTACCAGAAGCCCTGCACAGTAGGAGAGTCATTGCAGTTTTGACTGTCTGATAAACAAGCACTGGTAAACTTAAGAAGTCGTCATTGGCTGAACAAGCCTGAAAGGAGGTTGATAAAGTAATAGGCAAGTCCTTTTCAATAGACAGCACAAATTCATTCAGGGGCTGATGCACAAGATTAGTTGGGTACACCAGGAACTGAGTTAATGCTGCTCATCTTGCCACAACTGAGGATCTAGAAAAAGATAGGGATAAAAAGTTTGGTAGCCACctcaagtggcacagcggggaaatgcttgactaacaagcagaaggttgctggttcgaatccccgctgctactatatcgggtagcagcgatctaggaagatgctgaaaggcatcatctcatactgcgcagaaggaggcaatggtaaacccctcttttattctaccaaagaaaaccacagggctctgtgggcaccagtagtcggaatcgacttgacggcactctt
Above is a window of Hemicordylus capensis ecotype Gifberg chromosome 2, rHemCap1.1.pri, whole genome shotgun sequence DNA encoding:
- the RAI14 gene encoding ankycorbin isoform X3 is translated as MKSLKAKFRKSDANEWNKNDERLLQAVENRDVEKVASLLSKKGASATKHDSEGKTAFHLAASKGHGECLRIMVTHGVDVAAQDGTGHSALHLAAKNSHPDCVKRLLQSKCSPEGTDNSGKTALHYAAASGCLQVAQLLCEHKCPINVKDADGNIPLLLAVQNSHAEMCKYLLEHGADINYRDKNGRTALMLACEAGNLSIVEVLIRKGADMNLADALGHNALHYSRLSENIGIQSFLQSKIVQDADIKSPTKPKQLSNLSSPHSTTSTPASGESQPFLAEQGSKQEEISAIQCESKDGMSDSTPGADSLLDTSSETDQQDLLLLLQAKIASLTLHNKKLQEKLQVRALKTEDMDTTLDSFHSTQMEFDHSTDRLSESSAMAQEISSSSPSSAQVQEEAGNKEVKIRQLQDNLKEVQKKLDSSEARRQHLEAQHQSGALETTHLLNSSEISENGSDLNQKLKETQSKYEEAMKEVLHVQKQMKLGLVASESKEAGLQELRATCEEVEQLKEELRKVIEDGERLRARVRELEEKLEEHEREAVGKMTAEECEEMKNSYCLVIENINQEKALLIERYKEGQEEIRRLQDKLEAQAELGCSEEDEEMRDAKNSMIAELNRQVSELSRLYKEAQEELEDCKKRSIPEDAGLECIPVEEHKKLMEVTISQREQAEGALLEMKTQYAKVLSEATQLQNLVESQRKNSVSITEHLQVATALRTSVKEMEEEINELKEQLLHKESEVRRLQKELLEEEAAVCEAMVPRVLYEELRSTSEGEVNSLSSKLKDLMKERENLSADLSHLRAEISQVKGEKESLRALLETKEQEIKGLLHQYRQAQEDLFQMKKASESFSKLEEEKDKKITDMSKEVSKLKEALNSLSQLSYSTGTPKRQSQQLELLQQQVKQLQNQLAETKKQHQEIISVYRTHLLYAVQGQMDEDVQKVLKQILTMCKSQTQKKGETVFLDP
- the RAI14 gene encoding ankycorbin isoform X1: MKSLKAKFRKSDANEWNKNDERLLQAVENRDVEKVASLLSKKGASATKHDSEGKTAFHLAASKGHGECLRIMVTHGVDVAAQDGTGHSALHLAAKNSHPDCVKRLLQSKCSPEGTDNSGKTALHYAAASGCLQVAQLLCEHKCPINVKDADGNIPLLLAVQNSHAEMCKYLLEHGADINYRDKNGRTALMLACEAGNLSIVEVLIRKGADMNLADALGHNALHYSRLSENIGIQSFLQSKIVQDADIKSPTKPKQHEQVSRLSSERSGTPKKRKAPPPPPVSPIQLSNLSSPHSTTSTPASGESQPFLAEQGSKQEEISAIQCESKDGMSDSTPGADSLLDTSSETDQQDLLLLLQAKIASLTLHNKKLQEKLQVRALKTEDMDTTLDSFHSTQMEFDHSTDRLSESSAMAQEISSSSPSSAQVQEEAGNKEVKIRQLQDNLKEVQKKLDSSEARRQHLEAQHQSGALETTHLLNSSEISENGSDLNQKLKETQSKYEEAMKEVLHVQKQMKLGLVASESKEAGLQELRATCEEVEQLKEELRKVIEDGERLRARVRELEEKLEEHEREAVGKMTAEECEEMKNSYCLVIENINQEKALLIERYKEGQEEIRRLQDKLEAQAELGCSEEDEEMRDAKNSMIAELNRQVSELSRLYKEAQEELEDCKKRSIPEDAGLECIPVEEHKKLMEVTISQREQAEGALLEMKTQYAKVLSEATQLQNLVESQRKNSVSITEHLQVATALRTSVKEMEEEINELKEQLLHKESEVRRLQKELLEEEAAVCEAMVPRVLYEELRSTSEGEVNSLSSKLKDLMKERENLSADLSHLRAEISQVKGEKESLRALLETKEQEIKGLLHQYRQAQEDLFQMKKASESFSKLEEEKDKKITDMSKEVSKLKEALNSLSQLSYSTGTPKRQSQQLELLQQQVKQLQNQLAETKKQHQEIISVYRTHLLYAVQGQMDEDVQKVLKQILTMCKSQTQKKGETVFLDP
- the RAI14 gene encoding ankycorbin isoform X2 produces the protein MKSLKAKFRKSDANEWNKNDERLLQAVENRDVEKVASLLSKKGASATKHDSEGKTAFHLAASKGHGECLRIMVTHGVDVAAQDGTGHSALHLAAKNSHPDCVKRLLQSKCSPEGTDNSGKTALHYAAASGCLQVAQLLCEHKCPINVKDADGNIPLLLAVQNSHAEMCKYLLEHGADINYRDKNGRTALMLACEAGNLSIVEVLIRKGADMNLADALGHNALHYSRLSENIGIQSFLQSKIVQDADIKSPTKPKQHEQVSRLSSERSGTPKKRKAPPPPPVSPIQLSNLSSPHSTTSTPASGESQPFLAEQGSKEEISAIQCESKDGMSDSTPGADSLLDTSSETDQQDLLLLLQAKIASLTLHNKKLQEKLQVRALKTEDMDTTLDSFHSTQMEFDHSTDRLSESSAMAQEISSSSPSSAQVQEEAGNKEVKIRQLQDNLKEVQKKLDSSEARRQHLEAQHQSGALETTHLLNSSEISENGSDLNQKLKETQSKYEEAMKEVLHVQKQMKLGLVASESKEAGLQELRATCEEVEQLKEELRKVIEDGERLRARVRELEEKLEEHEREAVGKMTAEECEEMKNSYCLVIENINQEKALLIERYKEGQEEIRRLQDKLEAQAELGCSEEDEEMRDAKNSMIAELNRQVSELSRLYKEAQEELEDCKKRSIPEDAGLECIPVEEHKKLMEVTISQREQAEGALLEMKTQYAKVLSEATQLQNLVESQRKNSVSITEHLQVATALRTSVKEMEEEINELKEQLLHKESEVRRLQKELLEEEAAVCEAMVPRVLYEELRSTSEGEVNSLSSKLKDLMKERENLSADLSHLRAEISQVKGEKESLRALLETKEQEIKGLLHQYRQAQEDLFQMKKASESFSKLEEEKDKKITDMSKEVSKLKEALNSLSQLSYSTGTPKRQSQQLELLQQQVKQLQNQLAETKKQHQEIISVYRTHLLYAVQGQMDEDVQKVLKQILTMCKSQTQKKGETVFLDP
- the RAI14 gene encoding ankycorbin isoform X4, yielding MKSLKAKFRKSDANEWNKNDERLLQAVENRDVEKVASLLSKKGASATKHDSEGKTAFHLAASKGHGECLRIMVTHGVDVAAQDGTGHSALHLAAKNSHPDCVKRLLQSKCSPEGTDNSGKTALHYAAASGCLQVAQLLCEHKCPINVKDADGNIPLLLAVQNSHAEMCKYLLEHGADINYRDKNGRTALMLACEAGNLSIVEVLIRKGADMNLADALGHNALHYSRLSENIGIQSFLQSKIVQDADIKSPTKPKQLSNLSSPHSTTSTPASGESQPFLAEQGSKEEISAIQCESKDGMSDSTPGADSLLDTSSETDQQDLLLLLQAKIASLTLHNKKLQEKLQVRALKTEDMDTTLDSFHSTQMEFDHSTDRLSESSAMAQEISSSSPSSAQVQEEAGNKEVKIRQLQDNLKEVQKKLDSSEARRQHLEAQHQSGALETTHLLNSSEISENGSDLNQKLKETQSKYEEAMKEVLHVQKQMKLGLVASESKEAGLQELRATCEEVEQLKEELRKVIEDGERLRARVRELEEKLEEHEREAVGKMTAEECEEMKNSYCLVIENINQEKALLIERYKEGQEEIRRLQDKLEAQAELGCSEEDEEMRDAKNSMIAELNRQVSELSRLYKEAQEELEDCKKRSIPEDAGLECIPVEEHKKLMEVTISQREQAEGALLEMKTQYAKVLSEATQLQNLVESQRKNSVSITEHLQVATALRTSVKEMEEEINELKEQLLHKESEVRRLQKELLEEEAAVCEAMVPRVLYEELRSTSEGEVNSLSSKLKDLMKERENLSADLSHLRAEISQVKGEKESLRALLETKEQEIKGLLHQYRQAQEDLFQMKKASESFSKLEEEKDKKITDMSKEVSKLKEALNSLSQLSYSTGTPKRQSQQLELLQQQVKQLQNQLAETKKQHQEIISVYRTHLLYAVQGQMDEDVQKVLKQILTMCKSQTQKKGETVFLDP
- the RAI14 gene encoding ankycorbin isoform X5 gives rise to the protein MCKYLLEHGADINYRDKNGRTALMLACEAGNLSIVEVLIRKGADMNLADALGHNALHYSRLSENIGIQSFLQSKIVQDADIKSPTKPKQHEQVSRLSSERSGTPKKRKAPPPPPVSPIQLSNLSSPHSTTSTPASGESQPFLAEQGSKQEEISAIQCESKDGMSDSTPGADSLLDTSSETDQQDLLLLLQAKIASLTLHNKKLQEKLQVRALKTEDMDTTLDSFHSTQMEFDHSTDRLSESSAMAQEISSSSPSSAQVQEEAGNKEVKIRQLQDNLKEVQKKLDSSEARRQHLEAQHQSGALETTHLLNSSEISENGSDLNQKLKETQSKYEEAMKEVLHVQKQMKLGLVASESKEAGLQELRATCEEVEQLKEELRKVIEDGERLRARVRELEEKLEEHEREAVGKMTAEECEEMKNSYCLVIENINQEKALLIERYKEGQEEIRRLQDKLEAQAELGCSEEDEEMRDAKNSMIAELNRQVSELSRLYKEAQEELEDCKKRSIPEDAGLECIPVEEHKKLMEVTISQREQAEGALLEMKTQYAKVLSEATQLQNLVESQRKNSVSITEHLQVATALRTSVKEMEEEINELKEQLLHKESEVRRLQKELLEEEAAVCEAMVPRVLYEELRSTSEGEVNSLSSKLKDLMKERENLSADLSHLRAEISQVKGEKESLRALLETKEQEIKGLLHQYRQAQEDLFQMKKASESFSKLEEEKDKKITDMSKEVSKLKEALNSLSQLSYSTGTPKRQSQQLELLQQQVKQLQNQLAETKKQHQEIISVYRTHLLYAVQGQMDEDVQKVLKQILTMCKSQTQKKGETVFLDP